The genomic region agagaaaaaaccattaaaattttatagtatAGATTTTGGCGTTTGACACATCTTATGAAGTATGGATTTTGGTGTTTGGTACgtcaaatgctaaaaatttagtatttGGCATACTTGATGTCAATGCTCTAAAAGTATGTTATTATTTGCCTAAAATGACAtacaaatgaaaatttaaaagaagaaaagaaaaaaaaaagtttttcatgtGATGTGACAACTTTTCATTGTAGACATTATATTACTTCAACCCTATCCAAATCTaacttgtaaaaataaaataaaaagctctaaaaattgtaactttacTATTCAACATGGAATGAGTTACTTTCTTctatatatgtttaaaaaaaaaaagaaagaaaaaaaagtaaaaagtgtAAAATTTAGTAGGGGTTGTGAAATTTGACACAACCTAAGAACTCGATAATATATGACATGAAATCAGCAGGTTATAAATTGAAGCTTAATAGGTTCGTGTTTTTGAGTTGGCAAGACTGATTCATTTAATAAATGTGTCAAGTTCATGTCTAACTTGTAGAACTTGTTTGacccatttaattaaatgaaatttcatCAATATACCTTTCAAACTTTAAGTATATAAACTCATTAGTTGTACttgtggtttattttttttaacatattataattaattatttgagatATTAagatatgatttaattttaaatgattatttgtgatacaTTTACTCGTTAGTTATGAATTTTatacttaatttattttttcttttttggtttttcatagtTTAGATTAATTGccactcctaaaatttagacCTTTCACATCTTATTTATTCTGGACTCATTCCCTGGCTAATCTGGATTCATTCCAAAATGGCGtgcatttataaaataaaattcaatccTTTTGTTTGATCTTGAACATAATCCTTTAGAATTTAAAGTATAATGGATCCAGTTCACACTTTACAGTCCACAATTAATGATGACAGTCCTTATATTTGAAATATGCCCCCGTTAACTAAGTCTACCAAACCATTCTTTGGGTATCAAAAAGAAACCGTGTCCCAGCCGCGAAAAGTAGTTGACCAAACTTTCTAGGGAGCTAAACTGGACAGGACAAACAAAAGGTTGTTTTAAGTGTAACTGTGAACTTAAACTTTTGcctatatatatgttgttccTATCAGCTTGTTTGTGGCATTAAGCTACGACAACCAGAATTAGCTAGCTAAACACACTCAGCTCCCAGATAAGATTTTGAACTCTCTGACGAAGGGAATATATCcctttgtgtttgtttgtgacATTAAGCAACAACACCCAGAACTAGCTAGCTAAACAAAACACCCTGCAGCTCTCTGATAAGAATTTGAACTCTCTGACCAAAAAATGAAGGTAATGATGCTgaacaattatttaaaaattctgtTCCTTCTGTACTTCCAATCATTTTTATGTCATTAATTGACACTTCTAAACTTTATTGCAGCAAAAGGTAGTGATCAGGATCACCTTAAATAACGGCAAAAAAAATGCTCGGTCCAAGGCCATGCAGATTGCAGTTGGTGTACAAGGTACTCATTTGTATGTCTTTTATCTGATCACTGTTAAAATTGATTAGGGATTTAAAACTAACgatgaaattgtttttcttttgggtgGTTAAGGTGTGGAATCAGTCTCTCTACAAGGTGAGGATAACAGTcagattgttgttgttggggaCAACATTGATTCAGTCAACTTGACATCTTTGCTGAGGAAGAAAGTTGGATCTGCTGAGTTAACGAGTGTCTCACCGATCAGTACTGAGGGGGAAAAACAAAAGCAAGAGACCAAACCTAGTGAATCTGGAATACAATCAATGGTTTGGCCAACTTATCAAGCTGGTGTGCCATATTATTATCAACCTAGTGTGCCATATCATTATGTATACGATGCAATGGATTACAACCAGAACCTTTGCACTATTATGT from Castanea sativa cultivar Marrone di Chiusa Pesio chromosome 11, ASM4071231v1 harbors:
- the LOC142618033 gene encoding heavy metal-associated isoprenylated plant protein 46-like, which encodes MKQKVVIRITLNNGKKNARSKAMQIAVGVQGVESVSLQGEDNSQIVVVGDNIDSVNLTSLLRKKVGSAELTSVSPISTEGEKQKQETKPSESGIQSMVWPTYQAGVPYYYQPSVPYHYVYDAMDYNQNLCTIM